Genomic window (Streptomyces yatensis):
CGGTACACCGTCGAACAAGCCCACCTGACCCCCACCTATACCAGGTTGAACGTCACCGACTCCAGCCTCGGGGACGCGGTTCGCCGACTGGCAGTGGCAACTCCTCTGAACAGTGCTCCGCCACCAAGCCTGACCGGCAAAGACCCCCGCCTGCGGCTGTTCGTAGGCGGGGGGGCTTTGTGGGGTACCTGGGCCGTCGGAGCCAGACGAGGCGGGTAGTGACGCGGACGGACACGATGAGGGCCACCGGCAGCGCGAGAGCGGTCGACTCTGCGGGTCACAGGCCCGGCGGGAGTTCGGGTCCCATGTAGCGTTCCAGGAAGGCGCGCGCGTAGGCCGGGTCGTCACGCAGCCGGAACAGCCGGGCCCGCCGCAGCTTTTCGAGGTACCCCGCGTCCGGGGTACCGGGAAGCGGGCCGTGCTGGAGGTGGAGCATGAAGTGGCTGAACTCCTGCACCTGCCACACGTCGGCGAGGCGCCGCCGGGAGTATGCCGCCAGCACCTCGTCGAGGTCCCCTGCGGAGTCTTCGCGGAAGTGCCGGCCCAGGGCGGCCGCGAGATCGGCCGCGTCGGCCATGGCCAGGTTCATCCCCTTGCCACCGGAGGGCGGCACGATGTGCGCCGCGTCACCCACCAGCGCCACCCGCCCGAGGTGCATGGGTTCCACCACCCAGGTCCGCATCTCCACGAGGGACCGCTCGAGCACCGGCCCCCGCCGCAGCGCTCCCGGCGGGAGCGCCAACCGGGCATCCAGCTCGCGCCAGATGCGTGCTTCGGGCCAGTCCTCCAGGCTCTCGCCCGGGGGCACCTCCAGGTACAGGCGCGTCACCTCCGCGGACCGCAGCATCTGCCCCGCGAACCCGTCGCGGTGCTGACCGTAGACGGTGTGGGGCGCGAAGGGCGGAGTCTGCGCCAGGACGCCGAGGAGCCGCACACCGTGCCGGATGTCGTACTGGGTGAAGGCGTCGGCGGGCAGGGCGGCGCGCACGGGGCCGTACTGGCCGGCTGCCTCCACCACCACCTCGGCCCGCACCACCGTGCCGTCCGCGCATCGCACCACCGGCAGCGCCCGCTCGGTGCCGAGGCCGACGACGGGGCTGCCCAGCAGTACCGTTCCGCCGTCCGAGACGTACCCGTCCAGCAGATCGGCCACCAGCTCGTGCTGTGGGTAGACGAAGCTCGGGGTGCCTCCGCACAGGTCCGCGTAGTCCAGCCGCACGACCTCGCCGTCACACCGGAACTCGCACGCCGTGTGTGGCAGGCCCTCAGCGTGCAGCCGCTTCGAACGCCCGAGGTCGTCCAGGAGCCGCGCGGTGCGGCGTTCCAGGAAACCGGCACGGGACCTGGCCACCAGCTGGTCGCGCCGGAACTTGTCGATCACCACGCAGCCGACGCCCCGCTGGTGCAGCAGCGTTGCCAGTGTCAGGCCGGCGGGCCCGGCCCCGACGACAGCCACCCGTGTTTCGATTGTTCCCGCCACAGTGCTCCTTCGTCCGTGCTGGGCGAAAGGATAGGGAGCCGCTGCTGCATCGCCGCCGGTGCCCGGCACCAACGGGTGGGTCCACGAGGATCTCCGCGTGAGCGGTAACTGGACCTGGGACTACGACCTCGATGCCGAGCATGTCGGAGGCGGCCTGCCCCACGAAGTCATGGCCGAGGTAGAGCGCCTCGCTGAGCAGCTGACGGTCATGGGCCGCGACGCGGTCGACGTCGGTCGCGG
Coding sequences:
- a CDS encoding FAD-dependent monooxygenase is translated as MAVVGAGPAGLTLATLLHQRGVGCVVIDKFRRDQLVARSRAGFLERRTARLLDDLGRSKRLHAEGLPHTACEFRCDGEVVRLDYADLCGGTPSFVYPQHELVADLLDGYVSDGGTVLLGSPVVGLGTERALPVVRCADGTVVRAEVVVEAAGQYGPVRAALPADAFTQYDIRHGVRLLGVLAQTPPFAPHTVYGQHRDGFAGQMLRSAEVTRLYLEVPPGESLEDWPEARIWRELDARLALPPGALRRGPVLERSLVEMRTWVVEPMHLGRVALVGDAAHIVPPSGGKGMNLAMADAADLAAALGRHFREDSAGDLDEVLAAYSRRRLADVWQVQEFSHFMLHLQHGPLPGTPDAGYLEKLRRARLFRLRDDPAYARAFLERYMGPELPPGL